A window from Herbaspirillum sp. meg3 encodes these proteins:
- the amt gene encoding ammonium transporter, whose amino-acid sequence MSIKKMFSSALAIGTLLLAVGFAAPAQAQDAPKPEAAAAAPAAEAPKADAPKAAEAPAPAAAPAAAAAAPAAPAAPAAAAPGPVPNKGDTAWMLICTAFVILMTLPGLGLFYGGLVRSKNMLSVLMQCFVIFSLIYILWFVYGYSIAFTEGGAFFGGFDRLFLHGLTGDSNTATFSKGVVIPELSFVAFQGAFAAITVALIIGSFAERVKFSAVIVFSIIWFTFSYLPMAHMVWFWPGPDAFTDAAAAEKATAISGWLFQKGALDFAGGTVVHINAAVAGLVGSYVIGKRVGFGKEAFKPHSLTLTMVGASLLWFGWFGFNAGSALEANGSAALAFVNTILATAAAVLSWSFGEWVGKGKPSMLGAASGAVAGLVAITPAAGFVGVCGAVVLGLIAGLLCLWGVTGLKKILGSDDALDVFGVHGVGGILGAILTGVFAAPSLGGTGIYDYVTNAVAPDYSIGGQVWIQFQGVLTTVILSGVVSFIAFKLVDIVIGLRVTEEEEREGLDISSHGESAYHS is encoded by the coding sequence GGTTTTGCCGCTCCGGCGCAGGCGCAAGATGCGCCTAAGCCTGAAGCCGCTGCTGCAGCGCCGGCCGCAGAAGCCCCGAAGGCTGATGCGCCGAAAGCAGCTGAAGCACCAGCACCTGCTGCGGCTCCAGCCGCAGCGGCAGCAGCTCCGGCAGCTCCAGCTGCACCGGCAGCCGCTGCTCCAGGCCCTGTCCCTAACAAGGGTGATACTGCATGGATGCTGATTTGTACAGCGTTTGTGATTCTGATGACACTGCCAGGCCTGGGCCTGTTCTACGGCGGCCTGGTCCGCAGCAAGAACATGCTGTCCGTGCTGATGCAATGTTTCGTGATCTTCTCGCTGATCTATATCCTGTGGTTCGTCTACGGCTATAGCATCGCGTTCACAGAAGGCGGCGCATTCTTCGGCGGCTTTGATCGTCTGTTCCTGCACGGTCTGACCGGCGACTCGAATACAGCAACCTTCAGCAAGGGCGTCGTGATTCCTGAGCTGTCGTTCGTGGCCTTCCAGGGCGCGTTCGCTGCGATCACTGTTGCGCTGATCATCGGTTCGTTCGCTGAGCGCGTGAAGTTCTCGGCCGTGATCGTGTTCTCGATCATCTGGTTCACGTTCTCGTACCTGCCAATGGCCCACATGGTCTGGTTCTGGCCTGGTCCGGATGCATTCACCGATGCTGCTGCTGCTGAAAAAGCAACTGCAATCTCCGGCTGGTTGTTCCAAAAGGGCGCGCTGGACTTCGCCGGCGGCACCGTGGTTCACATCAACGCGGCGGTTGCTGGTCTGGTTGGTTCCTACGTCATCGGCAAGCGCGTCGGTTTCGGCAAGGAAGCTTTCAAGCCGCATAGCCTGACATTGACCATGGTCGGTGCCTCGCTGCTGTGGTTCGGCTGGTTCGGCTTCAATGCGGGTTCCGCTCTGGAAGCTAACGGCAGCGCTGCGCTGGCTTTCGTCAACACTATCCTGGCAACAGCCGCTGCTGTCCTGTCCTGGAGCTTCGGCGAATGGGTCGGCAAGGGCAAGCCGTCGATGCTGGGTGCAGCTTCGGGCGCGGTTGCCGGTCTGGTGGCAATTACTCCTGCAGCCGGCTTCGTCGGTGTCTGCGGCGCGGTTGTCCTGGGCTTGATCGCCGGTCTGCTGTGCTTGTGGGGTGTTACCGGCCTGAAGAAGATTCTGGGCTCGGACGATGCACTGGACGTCTTCGGCGTGCACGGCGTGGGCGGTATCCTGGGTGCGATCCTGACTGGCGTGTTCGCTGCGCCTAGCCTGGGCGGCACAGGTATCTATGACTACGTTACCAACGCAGTCGCTCCTGACTACTCCATCGGCGGTCAAGTCTGGATTCAGTTCCAAGGCGTGCTGACTACCGTGATCCTGTCGGGTGTGGTTTCCTTCATCGCCTTCAAGCTGGTCGACATCGTGATCGGTCTGCGTGTGACGGAAGAAGAAGAACGCGAAGGTCTGGATATCTCCAGCCACGGCGAATCGGCTTACCACTCGTAA